The stretch of DNA AGGCCAgaaaagacacacacacaaactgtgAAAAGCACCCATGTGGAGCTCACATCTGTTGCTGTTATAAGCAGGAAGTCGCACTTGATGGCTTGTAACACTGAGGCCTTTAAGGACCTGAGCAAGCAGAATGAGGCTCCAGTGGAGGCCTGCTCACCTTCTCTCCATTCTCTATCAGCATCCTGTCCCAGGCATTGACTTGTGTAGCCTGATGGAGGAAGTGCTTCTCTTGGtcttccagctccaggctccacTTGTTGATCAAACTCTCCAGCTGGGCATAAGTCATCACTGGGGGAGCACTGAGAGGGAGTGAGgggcagcacaggacacagggtcagaaaagagaaacaccACAACACTcacttctttcccttcctcctgcagatcccagcatgaacactgcagctgctcctgccccaggcaggaAATGGTCAGTGGTCACAGAACACCCACCTGGTTGTGGTGGTTGTGGTTATGGCAGCTGTGGAGGTCACAGCTCCAATGGCACCAGTTGTAGTCAAAGGCTTCAGATTCAAAGGAAAGCCAGAAGCAGAAGTagtccctgcaggaggagattCAGGTCAAGCAAGAGAAGAGCACACACCTGGTACCCCACAGAGAACAGGTGCAGGGTGCACTGCCCATGGCTGTAGGAGCTGCAGTGGATCCCTCGGAagggaacagcagcaaatgCCACCTCTGTCAAGAAGGGAATGAAAACATCCCCAGCCCACACCCTTGTCAACATCCTCATATTTTACTGTTAGACCTAACAACAACCAGCAcacccagttccacccctgcacctctgcagcagACGAGAGAACTTTTGAGTTTTCAACTAAGAGATGGAAAAGGATGTGAGAAAGACAAACGCTGTTGTTTTCAGTTACTCAAGGGCTTTCCAAATCATAACTGCTGTGCCTCTACTCTCACATGACCCTTCACACTTCTACAGAGCACTGCATTCAGGCTCCCTTCTCTCCAGTGCCTTTCAGCATCTTGTTCTTACCAGTGGCCGTGCTTGTTGTGGCAGCTGTTGTTCCAGGAACTTTTAATCCAAAGCCAAGCGTGCCCAGACTGGCTGTCCCAGTGGAACCAGTGGAAGTGGCACCAACTGTAAAGAGAAGACACCATTAACAGGCTGCCTAGGCCAGGAAATGCAGGGCCCCTGGGAaaagctgtgcccagcctgctccctgctcccactgcagcagctccagcaggcacagggagcagcagccacgCTGCTCCTTTACTGCCCCAGGGACaaagctgcctgcagagacTCACGTGAGAGGCCCGTGCtggtgctggaggctggggcTGAAGACGTGGCCACAGACGCAAACAACGAGGGCCCCGtggagcccagcactgaggTGGTGCTGGGGGTGGAGGCTGTGGTGGCAGCTGTGGATGTGACTGCAGAGACAAACAGCTCCATGTGTACAAGCAGAGCACGCTGAGCTCCCACCCACTACACAACAACCCTGCTGGGAAGGTGACACAAACTACCCAGCCACACCTGGCTCTTGGGGATGTCAGCATCTCAACATCCTTCTCCTCTTATTCTCCCTCCACTCCCTCTCTTTCACAATGTGCCCTTAAGATTGTGCCTCCCTTCCACTGTGCTCCCCAAACTTGCACAGAACAGAATCTGGCATGTGGGACACTAGCACAAACACAGGACATGCTGTCCAATGGCTCTAGGAGCTGTCACAGATCATCACTGCCACAGCAAACTGACAGGAACAAAAGCTTCTGGGCCCTTCCCACACCCCAGTATAAGGTATTTGTCTACTTCCAATAGACAAATATTGCCAGGAGGACAGCAGATTTCACAAAGCCTTGAGGAATTGTTTTCTAGAACAGCTTCCTACCTCCAGGCTTGGTTCCAAAGGACAGGGTGGGTGCCTGGCTGGTACTTGTGGTCAGCGTTGCCGTGGTTGTACTGGTGGCTGCTGTTGAAGGCAGTGCCCCAAAGGTTAGACCTGGAAGcaggagcaaaaagaaaagctggacTTGCTTCCTACAGGCTAAAGAGCAgttgctgctcagctctgcacaccctgGGCAGGCCTATCAGAAACACctctggctccagcccctcgcTCCATTCTGCCCCAGCAgaaggcagaggctgcagagctgccctccACCCTCAGACATCCCCATGCCAAAGGCTCCCAGGCTCCAGCTGCCCCGCAGCCCTTTCCCCCACCTGAGGGCTGCCCCCCAAGGCTGAAGGGCGCTGCTGCCGgggtggcagctcccagggtgGCCGtgctggtggtggcagcagccgCGGGGGCCGTGCCAAAGGTCATCCCTGCGGACGCCGCCTGCGGAGCCGCGGTGCCGATGCTGAAGCCGGCTGTTCCCGCCTGAGTCGTGGTGCCACTGGAGAAGGTGAAGCCTGCTGTTGTTCCAGACGGAGccgtgctggtgctgctggtgccagcagagccAAAGGTAAAGCCAGACGGGGCTGCTGCCTGGCTCGAGGGTGTGCTGGTTGCGGCAGGGGTACCAAAAGAAAAACTCCCCGTGATTCCAGGAGCTgaagtggcagtgctggctccaAAGTTCACTTTTGGGGTGTTTGCcctagaagaaaagaaaagctccAATCTGCTTGAGACACACATCCAACTCCAGTACACAGCTGGCCTTCTCCCTGACCACTTGCTGACAACAGAACCCTCCTTTCAAAGAGATGCACACATGGCCAGGCTTGTGTCCAGTACTGAGCACAGTatccagctgctgtcacctgccaCCCTCCCTTCGGGCTCTTTCTACTGACTCTCCCTTCATTACCTCCACCCACCCAGCCACCACAGGACATTTTATTGCGATATATGTGAAACTGCTCCTTCTCTCAGCTCACCATTTTCACTCCCTGTACACAaggctggtttttttctgctcgTCCCCATCTGAGctcccttcccacagctcccatCTGGCAAgctttgccagcagcagctctgcagagccactccAGAACTCGCAGCCTTTCCTTAACGACAAATCATTCCCTAAGTGCCGGGAAAACATTCAGAGCACTCCAGATTCGGGTCAGAAAAACAGGACTATTTATATTCGGTAGCAGAGCTTTCGCATTTCTTTGTGCACGCGTCTCCAGGCTAGTTCCAGACGGAAACGCGCAACTTCTCCTTCGCAGCCCGTGTAAGAGCTCCCCATGAAAACATCAGCCGGGACGGGTGCAGGGCTCGCCCAGCACCTGCCCAGCGAGGCGATGAGTGCGGGGcgctgggacccccaggacaaGAGGCAAGGCTCGCTCCCTGCAGGATCCCCGCCGAGCCCTGGCCCGGCACCCCCCGGAGCCTTCCCCGGTTCCTCCCCCGGAGCCTCCCCGGTGCCCGCGcccccggccggccccggcctCTCACCCCAGCTGGAAGGAGGCGGCTGCCGGGGCCGCGGGGGCCGCGCCGGCCGAGCCGAAGCTGAAGCTGGAGGGCTGCGCGGCCGTGCCCGGCTTGCTGAAGGAGAAGAACCCGGCGGTCTGgctgccgcccgccgccggcgccgcgCTGCCGAAGCTGAAGCCGCTGGAGGAGGTGGCGGTGGCGGGCGTGGAGAAGGAGAAGCCGCCGGTGGCCGCGGTGGTGGCGGCGGGTCGGGGCGCGCCCAGGCTGAAGGCGCCGCCGGGCGCGGCCGCCCCGAAGCTGAACTGGCTCatggcgcggcggcggcggcggcgcgggccgAGCTCCGGCaggcgcggcggcggctccgcgaCCGCGCGCGCGGCGATGGCGTCAccgcgccgcgccccgccccgcgcatTCCCGCCCTCGGCTCCCATTGGTCAGCGCGGCCGCCACTCGCGGTCCCGCGAGTTCGATTGGCTGTTGGGGCGTGAGGGGCGGGGCGTGTTTGCGTTGCTGTGGGGACGGGGGACGCGGCTGCGGGGCCGCGGTGCGGGACGGGGACACCGGGCTGGGTGTGGGACCGGGGACACCGGGCTGGGTGCGGGACGGGGACACCGGGCTGGGTGCGGGACGGGGACACCGGGCTGGGTGCGGGACCGGGGACACCGGGCTGGATGCGGGACGGGGACACCGGGCTGGGTGCGGGACGGGGACACCGGGCCGGGTGCGGGACCGGGGACACCGGGCCGGGTGCGGGACCGGGGACACCGGGCTGGGTGCGGGACCGGGGACACCGGGCTGGGTGCGGGACGGCGACACCGGGCTGGGTGCGGGACCGGGGACACCGGGCCGGGGTGCCGGACACGGGCTTTGGAGTGCgcaccgggccggggctggggccgaGGATGCAGGGTCTGTGTCACCGCGCCTGCAGGGTCAAGTGGCACCGGGTCAGGGGTGCGGGACAGCGCGCCCCAGGCCGAGGGTACCGGATAAGGGACACGTACCTGTCTGTACAGTTCTCATTCAAACAGGTGATATTAAAATAGGAATTATTTTTGGTGCCTGCTTTCTTTGATCTCTGCCTGACCTCTTTTTTCCTGATTAAAATAACAGCCTTTCATTCCAGAGGAATCTCTCCATTTAATTTACATAATTTCTGGAGAATTGTGTGGGTTTTAGTTAAATGTGCTGGTTGACTTACATTCCCATCGCAAAACTGCTAATAGAAAATAAGGTTGTTGTCGAGAACTCCTGACCTGTTGCAGAACAAGAAGTTTTACTTCCTTACCAAAAATTTTAGCTCAAATGCTAAGCGGAAAGAATTGCTAGAGTTTGGACAATTATCTGGATGTTATTGAAGGAAAATTCTTTTCTCTGATCAAGAGATTCCAGGATGCAGCAAATTCATACAGCTCAATGGCTATTAGCTGTTGAAATCCAGCATTCCATAAAGCCAGATAAGATAGCCTTTATCATTAAGTAGAAAGGAAatctgctggctctggaggCCAAGAAGTAAGTTTTTATAACCTAGAAACTAGATAATAAAGGCACTTTTCAACAGAGAAGAAGTAACAACAAATTTGGCAACATTGTTGGAGGATGGAGACCTAAGAATGTGTTGGACAGTTCAGTGAAAACACCTGCGCAGTACTTGTTGctgccagaaaaataaaagttacatttctgttttaaaccCCTATGTGCTGGATTTTTACTTTGTGCTTCAGGACAGTGGTGCCTAGAGAGAACTTCTCCTGACCCTGTTTCCATATAGCTGCTGACTGTGCTGGTGCCTTCCCTTGGAATCAGCTGTTCCtagtgctctgtgctgcacacaAGGGTTACACTGCACTTCTCTGTGCACTCCTCTGGGATTTCCCCACCTTCTCAGGGGCTCTTGGGTCAGAGATACCAGGTTCTGCTGAGGACTATGCTCCATTGGGGTTGCAGGTATCAACTAGGTCAAGTTGACCTGCATTCCATATCAAAATCACTCCTGTGGAGATAAAAAAGACAGGTTATTGTCGTAGGGACTCATTTCTGAGGGGAACAGAAGGCCCAGAAGGACATTGGATTCAAGGGCAGGTTACACAGGAAAATTAGGGAGATGCTGTTCACCATTGCAGGGAGAAAATGCATGTGGCCAGAGCTTGATTAGTGTTCAAGCTTGACAGCACTGTGAAGGACAGCAAAAAGGACTTGTTAAAACATGGCAACAACAAAAGGAGGATCAGAGAGAACCTCGGTCTGCCCTTGATGAGGTCAGACACCTCACAGACAGGGACATGGGCAAAGCAGAGATGTCTGATGCCTTCTTCAGCTCTGTCATTGACAACAGTGCTGGGCCCTGGgactcccagagctctgtgttgGAGGACTGTGATTAGGGGCAGGATAAACCCCCAGCTAAAACTGAACTTGTGTGAGGcttgctgctccagctggatgCACAAAAATCTatggggagggatggggctCATCCCAGGGTAAGGGAAATGCTGGCCCTGTCACCACAGGATCTCTCTCCATTATTTTTCAAGTCTTGGGAGTCTGGAGAGGTCCCCATggactggaagctggccaaaGTCCTGGTTTTCAAGACAGACAAGAAGGAAGACCCTGGTAATTACAGCCCTGtcagtctcacttcagtgcctGGTAAAAGAGAGTTATTTTTCTGGGCATTATTGAAAAACACTTGAGAGACAACACAGTCTTTTGGCTTCCAGCAAGGAGCAGATTTCTGGCTGAGAAAATTTCTCTGGATAAGTCTCTCATTCTTTTTAAGTTTTGGGAGGGGGGGAGGAGGGTGAAATTGAGTTTatttatgtatgtgtgtgtgtttgtgtttccagctgctctgtttCATGCTCCAGGAGCCCTtgctggctgtgtcctggcagaAGGAGGTGACCTGCTCCCACATGGTGGCACTGCTGGTCTGGCTGTGTCCCACACGTGtccccactgcctgcccagggaagggtcCTGAGCACGGCCCAGTGGACCTTGGCatctcacagaatcacagaattctggCCCTCTGCAGCTGGTTGGCGAATCAGACTGATCTGGGTCACCTTCTGCTCCCCcttgcaggattttggggaagggaaaggtgCTGGGttacagcagcactgaaaacattGTGTGGTGAGAGCAGTCCTGCTCATCCCTTGCTGGCTCAGGCAGTCATGGAGCCAAACACCTCCTGTTCCTGTTTTCCCTGCCTCAgctcccccccagacccctcttgTTTCTCCTCTGATCCACTTTTTCCAAATATAAACTCTCTGCAGCACCTCTGAGCTCCATCACCGCTTTTGCCCTCAAAGCTTGCTCATCTCTCCCAACACCCCTGTAACTCCTCcacattcttttttcctcctatgCTTTTCTTTGTGCCCACATTCCTTTCCTCTTTGCCCAGCACTGCATTTGAGAGCACACACTAGCAGGTGgagcctttcctttcctgaagcCAGGCTTTGGGTTGTTCCATAAATGGGTCAGGTACCAGGGCTCTGCCGGGTTCAAGGCCCGGTTGTGTTTGTGGACAAACAGCTGTGGTCTGCAGGCTCTTCTGTGGCCGTGCTGGACTCTCTTTGTGGCTAACACCCTGCCTGGCTCGGGCTAGAGCACcgtggtgctgggctggaggatCTGAGCCCTGTGAGCACTGGGGCATCCATCAGTCTGAGCAGCCCACGCAGCTGCTAAACTGGGTCCCTGCCTGTGTTTTCCTCCTGAGCGTGACTGTCTGTTTGTTAAATAATGTAGCGACACGAGGTTCCTTGAACTCAATTTATCTTCCCGTGTAGCCATGGGAACAGCCGGGTGGTGACGCTGGGCTTGCTGTCAGGAGGCTCTGGGTCAGCCTGGCTGAGCCTGCCCCTTCCATCCGAGCCTGGCAGCTTGTTCAGGCTTGTTCTCTTAGACTCTTCTTTAGCCAGCAGCGTGATTGTACATTAAACCTGGGAAATGTCAAGGGTGGTGGGGAGTTTGGAGGAAGAtgaggggtttgggagcagCCAGGTGTGACAAAGGGGAGAGGCTGCACCCAAAAGATGCTGCaagcccctgtgctgcctgcagtaTGTGGTTTGTGGGAAGAAAATAGGGACAAGTGCAAATAGTTCAATATCATTCAAGCCTGTGTTTATTTCCAGTGCAGAAGCATCTTGAATCAAACCCGATTTCCTCCTTCATACCATAAAATGACTGGCCTCTAGGAGCTGAGGAGAGCCCACCCTGACAGTCCCACGTTCCCTGGCCCTCTGAAGTACATTCTCTCTCCCAGGTCGtggacagggaggagagggTGTGTGGGTGGCCGGCACAGCGTCACTCCTTTGACTCAAACACTTCATTTTACCTGGAAAAGCATGAGAGCATGTGACAGAAACCAGGGGATATCTCCAAACGTGTGCCCTGCGTTGCCTGAAGTTGAGCAACAGTGATGTGGATGTGGACAGAGTGCCTCATCCTGCATGGTGAGAATTGTGCCACGTCATTTCCCCCAGGGCTGTAAGGTGTAAACCTTGCCACAGAAGGGACTTTCTCTGTTGCTATTAGAGGCAGAAAGGACATGTCTATACAGCTGTAGGGTTTTTTGCAGCCTGTAGGACCTGTGTCTGTGTCTACCATTCCTGATCTCCTGCTTGGCTGAATCTTGTTTCATTTCCAGCTCATCATTCAAGATTTCAGAGCTTTTTCTGTGACCTCTCTTGACTTTTCAGATTGTGCCGTTTACTGTGTCTtcaggtcagtgctgcaggtgggagCACTTGAGGTTGAAGGTAGCTCCCTTATCTCCCTCCATTCATGGTTTGAAAGTAGTGTTTCTTACCTTCATTCATGTTTGGTGTTTTGCTTCTCTCCAGCTGGTCCTCAAACCACAGGCCTATATTCCAAACATATTCAATTTTCAGTAGAGCTGTTGGGGAGATTGAATCTGTACCAGGATATTGCAATGAGCCAAAGTTTTACTTTAGCAGTGTTTGGGATGCTTGCACCAGTTTTTAGGGTtgtatgaaatatattttctgaagtACAAAATAACCAATGATCTTGGGAGCATCCATGCTTCTGACCATTCTGGGAAGTTTTATCCCAAAAGCCAATCATTCCTTGGAGCATCTACCCTGGGTGGGTGAAAAGACAgacctttattttcttctccaaagcTGCTTCTAAAGCAGGAAATGTCCACACCTCCTTCAGACTTGATCTCAATGTTCTTCACGGCACATATGTGTAATcttagctgctgctgctcctcctctttgcatctttttttattccctcccATTTAAGTAGCTCTATGATCTGAACTTTATCCCTAACATACTTGACCTTATTTTCCAGAAGATTATTCACAGACATCCCCAGAGTTTTTCATGGCATGTGTCAAGCCCTTGGGCTAAAACCTGTCTCCTGGTTTATTCTTGCCACCCAGAGAAAGGAGAACATGTTTGAGTgattgtcatggtttaaccccagccagcaactcAGCCCCACGCAGCCACTCACTCCCTCCCCACCAGcgggatgggggagagaactggaaaagtaaaagtgagaaaacctgtgggttgagataaagacagtttaataacTAAATCAAAAGTCGTGtatgcaagcaaagcaaagcagggaatTGATGCCCTGGCtcccatggcaggcaggtgttcCAGGAAGGCAGGGCTCCATGGCATGGAACAATGACTGGGGAAGACAAACTCAGAAtgtcttcccttcctccttctcccccagcTTTATGTGCTGAGGGTGATGCCATGCTGTGGTCAGCTGggatcctggctgtgccccccagctcctccctggtgagggtgaggagcaggaaaggcCCTGGCTGTGTGCAACCCCTGCTCAGGGATAACTGAgacatccctgtgctgtcagccctgttccagcacagagccaaaccccagccccacagcagctgctggcaagGAAATCAACTCTGccccaaccaaaaccagcacagtgaTGTACAGAAAACAGACACTCAGGTGCTAGTGAGAGGAATGGGCTTTGCTGAATGAGGAGGTGGTGAGCAAAGGCCAGCTTTGATGCAAGCATCCATCAGCAGAGATCCGTGAGCCTACGGAAGCGTTCACCAGCCTGTGAACAGTTAGCAGGTTTCATATTCTCCCCTCTCTGCGTCTGACATCAGCagcaagataaaaatatatGCTCCTTACAGCAGTACATGGGTCTTTTGGCATTTCTTGAGCTGATTTGTTTTCCCCAGTGTGAGGAAATAACACATGAAGTAGTTCTGTGATGGAGTGTTTCCTAAATGGATGTAGCTTGGCAAACTGCAGCTATTAATTTTCCTTAGATAAGCTGGTATCAGCGTAACTAGGTTTGAAACCTGGCACTTCTCTTCCACATCTTCAAAGCTCTCTCAAAAATGCCTGTGCCAGGAGTTGCTGCCAGAGTAGTTTGGGGGGATTAAGTTGTGTAGTCGAGATAAACACTTACTGGAGGTGAGGCGGTCAGAAAGGCATCTTCAGAGATAAGGATGTTTGGCAAAGCCTtctcctcccagagctcccagtgtCCACTGTGCCAGCATCatgctgtgccccagcagccctggaacGGCTGGGGGcacccagcctgtcctgccctTGGTCCCAGCATTGCATGGGGggtgtgcaggagcaggagtggTGCAAGGagccagagaagagcagggtTGTGTTTCCCCTCAGCTCACACAGTTGAAGGCTCTCTTCATCCCATCACTGAGCTGGGAGCTTTAGTCCTGCATTTCCTGGGCAGGCTCCCTCTGCTTTGCAAAGTTCTTCCATGGGAAAGGGCAGCTGCCCTCAGGGACAGCTGAGGGTAAACTTGTCTCCTCACACAGGACTGGGCtgcctgtgttttgttttgcctgcttattcccttttatttcccatGAGGATTTTACTCAGTACTGAAGTTGGGTGGATAAGCTGCATCTGCCTGTGACCTGCGAGGTAAAACACACTGCAGATACAGAACCCCAAGGCAGAAATCAGCCCCTTGGTCACCCTAGCACAGCAGGGAGATGGGACTCCCTGAGCTTTGGGAAGGAAACCACAACCCACAGCaagagcagcccaggcaggtgGAAATTTATTGTGTTAGCAGGatcctggcagctccctgggctgggctatGGGGACTTTGTTCTGGGAGCCGCTTCCAGGGGCTTTGCCTTGTAACAGGGAGGTCCTTCCCCTTGCTGAGGCTGCCCTGGACCCAAagcctgctctccctgcctggaaAACAAGGAGCtaattgtttttctccctgctaTCTCTCCCCTGccgcctccctgggcagcacgGAGGTGGAGTGAGCCTTGCCCCGGCCAGCAGCCAGGCCTGGGTGAAACATCCTGCCAGTTCACAATCtggaaacattaaaataaagggTGTTTGGGAAGGGCAGAAGGCTGAGGAGGAGGCATTCCATTGTGGGAGGATCTGAGGCTCCCAGTGCTCTGTGAGATGTGTGCCTGGCTTCTGTGGCAGCTGGCAAAAAAGCCAGAGGCAAAGAGCAGAGCCCTCATTCCTGTAAAAGCGTACTGGGATAGTTCAAAGGGCAAGGGAGCATCACAGTGGATCCAGGGATAGCTGAGGACTGCCCTTAGCTCTGTAATGCCTGAAGAGTCTCTGGGCTTTTCTatgcccagagaaattgtgcCCACCATCTCAAAAGGAAAGGCTAAAAATGTGGGTAATGAAAATGCATCTGTTGGAGAAATCTTGGGAGCACCTGCCAGGtagagctggggctgtgggactTTGCTCCAGTGACCTGAGAAACCTAGAGAgacagcttttctgggaaagTGAGTTCGAGGCAATCATGCTGCTTCTGACGTGAGCCTTGTTCTGCTTTCAGCCTCTTTGAGCAGGCTGGACATCCCAGAAATAGAGGGTGTTGTAAGTTCTGTGAAAAAAAGATACCTGACTTGAGGAAAGATTAGTCTGCCAGTGTGGGGAAACCTTCATCCAAAGCACACCCTGAAATCCTTCCTGAGTAGTGATAAAAGGCACCCCCAAAGCTGGTGAAGCCCCCCTGGTTCCTCTGCTCGTGGGGTGATTTGTTTCTTCCAGACTTGTGGTGCTTAGCAGAGAGCCTGGAGGGGtttggctgtgcctggggtCTGAGCATCTTCTAGGTATGAACCTTTGTTAGCAG from Catharus ustulatus isolate bCatUst1 chromosome 14, bCatUst1.pri.v2, whole genome shotgun sequence encodes:
- the LOC117003105 gene encoding nuclear pore glycoprotein p62-like, giving the protein MSQFSFGAAAPGGAFSLGAPRPAATTAATGGFSFSTPATATSSSGFSFGSAAPAAGGSQTAGFFSFSKPGTAAQPSSFSFGSAGAAPAAPAAASFQLGANTPKVNFGASTATSAPGITGSFSFGTPAATSTPSSQAAAPSGFTFGSAGTSSTSTAPSGTTAGFTFSSGTTTQAGTAGFSIGTAAPQAASAGMTFGTAPAAAATTSTATLGAATPAAAPFSLGGQPSGLTFGALPSTAATSTTTATLTTSTSQAPTLSFGTKPGVTSTAATTASTPSTTSVLGSTGPSLFASVATSSAPASSTSTGLSLGATSTGSTGTASLGTLGFGLKVPGTTAATTSTATGTTSASGFPLNLKPLTTTGAIGAVTSTAAITTTTTTSAPPVMTYAQLESLINKWSLELEDQEKHFLHQATQVNAWDRMLIENGEKITSLHREVEKVKVDQKRLDQELDFILSQQKELEDLLTPLEESVKEQSGTIYLQHADEERERTYKLAENIDAQLKRMAQDLKDITEHLNTSRGPADTSDPLQQICKILNAHMDSLQWIDQNSAVLQRKVEEVTKVCESRRKEQERSFRITFD